A genomic segment from Segniliparus rotundus DSM 44985 encodes:
- a CDS encoding alpha/beta hydrolase, whose translation MSIAEETSPVWSSDELGDDFRQLAIPLGDDPDGEGEIFATLVKHDPPRAAGAARGAVLHLHGYNDYFFQRELAEHCAARGLRFYALDLRKCGRSRRDWLTPHASSDFAQYDEDLRAALAVIREELGEVPLFVHGHSTGGLIAPLSVARLRLDPSCDVSRMVRGLVLNSPFVELPTPAPVRFVAKGLAATLGRIAPAAALPQSELAAYGESIHKNYRGEWDYNLQRKPLLGPPLRLGWLLAVVNAQRELRNSANIAVPALVLHSDRSYLAGSDPERTDTADAVLQVAHIKRWAGRAGPLATAAEIAGARHDVFLSRLEARTRAYTALDEWLESFEQTPV comes from the coding sequence GTGAGCATCGCCGAAGAAACATCGCCTGTTTGGTCGTCTGACGAGTTGGGGGACGATTTTCGCCAACTGGCCATTCCGCTCGGGGACGATCCCGACGGCGAAGGAGAGATTTTCGCCACGCTCGTCAAACACGATCCGCCGCGCGCAGCGGGCGCTGCGCGCGGCGCCGTTCTGCATCTGCACGGCTACAACGATTACTTTTTCCAACGCGAGCTGGCCGAACACTGCGCCGCGCGCGGGCTCCGGTTCTACGCCTTGGACCTGCGCAAGTGCGGCCGCTCTCGACGCGACTGGCTCACCCCGCACGCCAGCTCTGATTTCGCGCAGTACGACGAGGATCTGCGCGCCGCGCTCGCCGTGATCCGGGAGGAGCTCGGCGAAGTCCCGCTTTTCGTGCACGGGCATTCCACCGGCGGGCTCATCGCCCCGCTGTCCGTCGCGCGGTTGCGGCTCGACCCGTCCTGCGATGTGTCGCGGATGGTGCGCGGCCTGGTGCTCAACAGCCCGTTCGTCGAGCTGCCCACGCCAGCCCCGGTCCGGTTCGTCGCCAAGGGGCTCGCGGCGACGCTCGGGCGGATCGCGCCCGCCGCGGCGCTCCCGCAGAGCGAGCTGGCCGCGTACGGCGAGAGCATCCACAAAAATTACCGGGGCGAATGGGACTACAACCTCCAACGCAAACCCCTCCTCGGGCCGCCCCTGCGGCTCGGCTGGTTGCTCGCGGTCGTCAACGCGCAACGGGAGCTGCGCAACAGCGCGAACATCGCCGTCCCGGCCCTGGTGCTGCACTCCGACCGTTCGTATCTCGCCGGTTCCGACCCTGAGCGGACAGACACCGCCGACGCCGTCCTCCAGGTGGCCCATATCAAGCGCTGGGCCGGCCGGGCCGGTCCGCTCGCCACTGCGGCGGAAATCGCCGGAGCGCGCCACGACGTCTTCCTCTCCCGGCTCGAAGCCCGCACACGCGCCTACACGGCGCTGGACGAGTGGCTGGAAAGTTTCGAGCAGACGCCTGTGTGA
- the hisG gene encoding ATP phosphoribosyltransferase, which yields MLRVAVPNKGMISAPAADLLSEAGYRRRRDSKDLSVLDAANDVEFFFLRPRDIAVYVGSGELDLGITGRDLALDAGALVRERLPLGFAGSKFRLAAPVGRTWALADLNGKRIATSLPNLMRAHLSKHGVDATVVQLDGAVEISVQLGVADVVADVVDSGQTLSQHGLAPFGEPICVSEAVLFERDGPGDPEKEKAKAQLTARLQGVVFAQKYLMLDYDCPKTVLSEAVAVTPGLESPTIADLANPDWVAVRALTPRAEVNAVMDKLEELGAKAILASDVRHCRF from the coding sequence TGTCCGAGGCCGGGTACCGCCGCCGCCGCGACAGCAAGGACCTTTCGGTGCTCGACGCCGCGAACGACGTCGAATTCTTCTTCCTCCGTCCGCGCGACATCGCTGTCTATGTGGGCTCCGGGGAGCTCGACTTGGGCATCACCGGCAGGGATTTGGCCCTCGACGCGGGCGCGCTGGTCCGCGAACGCCTCCCGCTGGGCTTCGCGGGCTCGAAATTCCGCCTCGCCGCCCCGGTCGGCCGCACTTGGGCGCTGGCGGATCTGAACGGCAAAAGGATCGCCACGTCGCTGCCGAACCTCATGCGCGCACACCTGAGCAAACACGGGGTGGACGCGACCGTGGTGCAGTTGGACGGCGCGGTGGAGATCTCCGTGCAGCTCGGCGTCGCCGACGTGGTGGCCGACGTGGTCGACTCCGGCCAGACCCTCAGCCAGCACGGCCTCGCCCCGTTCGGGGAGCCGATCTGCGTCTCGGAGGCCGTGCTCTTCGAGCGCGACGGGCCGGGCGACCCCGAGAAAGAGAAGGCGAAAGCACAGCTCACCGCCCGCCTGCAAGGCGTGGTGTTCGCGCAGAAGTACCTCATGCTCGATTACGACTGCCCGAAGACTGTGCTCAGCGAAGCAGTGGCCGTCACTCCGGGCTTGGAGTCCCCGACCATCGCGGATCTCGCCAACCCCGATTGGGTGGCGGTGCGCGCCCTCACGCCGCGCGCCGAAGTCAACGCGGTCATGGACAAGCTCGAAGAGCTCGGGGCGAAAGCAATTCTGGCTTCGGACGTTCGGCACTGCCGCTTCTGA